A single region of the Kryptolebias marmoratus isolate JLee-2015 linkage group LG10, ASM164957v2, whole genome shotgun sequence genome encodes:
- the dlgap2a gene encoding uncharacterized protein dlgap2a isoform X1: protein MSALKKVLPAILQKHCCIFPDKNTGMKRLLMKLKSREIYSDQQYSWTPSRYFDEDSYSPPPRNMKGLSGGRPAHLQLTSPTSPHACGLVECDHSLDHHLHHGDPRSPSYLLSPTESCVLESHHRCSPRSSIHSECMMMPVSLSATDHSISSSTFPRMHYGSSSRDSGGNTSGGRDSRDDGGSSSHGGSGKMNRIPANLLDQFEKQMPLHRDGFHTLQYQRTSTTTTTTEQRNESPGRIRHLVHSVQKLFTKSHSLEGSSKMNGTKSDSHRDSSHHHHHHHQGHHKHSKRSKSKDRKSDSGGKQRSGGWWSSDDNLDSDSTYRTPSIMSRHPVDHISHCYPDSVHSHLAGDLSLKTSKSNNDVKCSACENISMAPEGKFMKRSSWSTLTVSQAKEAYRKSSLNLEKPMTPTDLKSNLRPCHYLQVPQDEWGGYPGGGKDDEIPCRRMRSSSYVKAMGDEESGESDSSPKTSPQKSVRPDALIKAIIRPKDLLDTQSSYHLDKINSDMHNYITNFAADLSQSYHLQATREIHPSLALNPSTNYNSPKFRSRNQSYMRAVSTLSQASCVSQVSQVSETEVNGQFESVCESVFSEVESQAMEALDLPGCFRTRSHSYLRAIQAGYSQDDDCIPPMASTVTSTIRSTTDRNYVQDETCLPDQDSIHEDLPDSAPLTHDDLGCPIRRDRLYHHEPEGATAKPVSGPPVSPSLFRSPRSSAPERPSPKDIQASIKESATLAAAISMQWKEEVSAMRQELAELRRDLCKELRAFNTNFNTFTQHYNTWSPQGGSMMAGSGGSLGKVAGTGSGTGTKVGAGQETGGVGTAAADKGTGGAREKKAQVSKVSVGIQARSKVLVRQSTADAAVNCPEEKEEKKNARKSLPKQLSMDPSILACPQSMYVESAIPLSLDPIVIGSTKTVQREPFDTTVIPSTAEPKPDPVLPVKTIATSSDPVTNQQKTTQDAVPPFSETARQSAQDSSTVKQEMIITPQLIDVVPTNECHLHTEQSQPDNVNSQGSEQIERDKIKLPYPVPTVTVSPPEEHEYDIVSDPESSDFVKDDEPQPVSQDPPAVSLPCSGLEGSDPSDSTEMEPKATNIPIVSPSISFSKEDSPSVCDVPLLQRDTVLPCNLLTDIKCPAIVVSEYFDTDSPESPTDSETNLDPVIPVPDYPPPEQIMSVSTFASSSVESQPNTEPVSQDSEWPPLPDPLEATRIYHADLVHFDLVMLTSLDQDDLDSVFMDPEPEPFNLSTDSSFNAEDLEPPAYQFDSQSFPVPADDPDTKCFMDPSAELDCLGPSVEDPLVHMTHDVASELREVLFPQVTVTISPPSSVSPDTSLEIDFGPTSPAPESALSDTEPSSPDLQELVQPDDVMAESLECVAVSLEAVGDVEEETLSSSGRSSVEQTFLWHRWQRRGKRRDSVRRSASVELWSGRYEYNSSEITYVSLTL from the exons aCCAGCAGTATTCATGGACACCCTCGCGGTACTTCGATGAGGACAGTTACTCCCCTCCGCCCAGGAACATGAAGGGTCTCTCTGGTGGTCGCCCTGCCCACCTCCAGCTCACGTCGCCCACCTCGCCTCACGCCTGCGGCCTGGTCGAATGTGACCATTCCCTAGACCACCATCTCCACCATGGTGACCCACGGTCGCCCTCCTACCTCCTCAGTCCCACTGAGAGCTGTGTCCTCGAGAGTCACCACCGCTGTTCCCCACGGAGCTCCATCCACTCCGAGTGCATGATGATGCCGGTGTCCCTATCAGCCACCGACCACTCCATATCTAGCAGCACTTTCCCTCGCATGCATTATGGCAGCTCTTCAAGAGACAGCGGTGGAAACACATCTGGTGGAAGAGACTCCCGAGACGACGGCGGCTCATCCTCACATGGTGGCAGTGGCAAAATGAACCGAATCCCAGCAAATCTCTTGGATCAGTTTGAAAAGCAGATGCCGCTGCACCGGGACGGCTTCCACACGTTGCAGTACCAGCGCACCTCTACCACAACTACCACTACAGAGCAGCGCAATGAAAGCCCCGGGCGGATTCGTCACCTAGTTCACTCTGTACAAAAACTTTTTACAAAGTCACACTCCCTGGAAGGATCTTCCAAGATGAACGGTACCAAAAGCGACTCGCACAGGGACAGCTcacaccaccaccatcaccaccaccaaggccaccacaaacacagcaaacgCAGCAAGAGCAAAGACCGCAAGTCTGACAGCGGTGGAAAGCAGCGCTCCGGAGGATGGTGGAGCTCGGATGACAATCTCGATAGCGACAGCACGTACAGAACACCGAGCATCATGTCGCGGCATCCTGTGGACCACATCAGCCACTGTTATCCTGATTCAGTTCACAGCCACCTGGCCGGGGATCTCTCACTAAAGACATCTAAGAGTAACAACGATGTCAAGTGTTCAGCCTGTGAGAACATTAGCATGGCACCGGAGGGCAAGTTTATGAAAAGGAGCTCCTGGTCAACACTAACAGTCAGCCAAGCCAAGGAGGCCTACAGGAAGTCCTCACTCAACCTGGAGAAGCCCATGACACCCACTGACCTTAAATCCAACCTGAGGCCATGCCACTATCTTCAG GTACCCCAGGACGAGTGGGGGGGCTACCCTGGCGGTGGGAAGGATGATGAGATTCCTTGTCGTCGGATGCGGAGCAGCAGCTACGTCAAAGCCATGGGGGACGAGGAGAGCGGAGAGTCGGACTCCAGCCCCAAAACTTCGCCGCAGAAGTCAGTGCGACCAGATGCCCTCATCAAGGCCATCATCAGACCCAAGGACCTGCTGGACACCCAGAG CTCTTATCATCTGGATAAAATCAACAGTGACATGCATAACTACATCACCAATTTTGCTGCAGACTTAAG TCAGAGCTACCACTTGCAGGCCACCAGGGAAATACATCCCAGCCTTGCACTGAATCCCTCAACCAATTACAACTCCCCCAAGTTTCGCTCCAGGAACCAGAGCTACATGCGGGCCGTCAGCACGCTCAGTCAGGCTAGCTGTGTGAGCCAAGTGAGCCAG GTGAGTGAAACAGAAGTGAACGGCCAGTTTGAGTCTGTGTGCGAGTCGGTCTTCAGTGAGGTGGAGTCCCAGGCCATGGAGGCTCTGGACCTCCCAGGTTGTTTCAGAACCCGGAGCCACAGCTACCTGCGAGCCATCCAAGCTGGCTACTCCCAAGACGACGACTGCATCCCCCCCATGGCGTCCACCGTCACCTCCACTATCAGGTCAACTACAG ACAGGAATTATGTGCAGGATGAAACTTGTTTACCCGACCAAGACAGTATTCATGAGGATTTGCCAGACTCAGCCCCACTGACACATGATGATCTTGGCTGCCCCATCAGAAGAGACAGACTGTACCACCATGAACCTGAGGGGGCAACAGCAAAACCTGTGTCTGGACCACCTGTTTCTCCAAGTCTCTTCAGATCTCCCAGATCTAGTGCACCAGAACGACCATCACCAAAAGACATCCAGGCCAGCATCAAAGAGTCCGCCACACTGGCTGCCGCCATCAGCATGCAGTGGAAGGAGGAGGTTTCTGCCATGCGTCAAGAGTTAGCTGAGCTCAGGAGGGACCTGTGTAAAGAACTTCGTGCTTTCAACACTAATTTCAACACTTTCACACAGCATTATAACACGTGGTCTCCTCAAGGTGGCAGCATGATGGCAGGATCTGGTGGAAGCTTAGGCAAAGTGGCTGGGACTGGTTCAGGGACAGGAACAAAAGTTGGGGCAGGCCAAGAGACAGGAGGAGTtggaacagctgcagcagataaaGGCACTGGGGgagcaagagagaaaaaagcccAAGTATCAAAAGTATCAGTGGGGATTCAGGCAAGAAGCAAAGTCCTGGTCAGGCAAAGCACTGCAGATGCAGCTGTTAACTGTCctgaagaaaaggaggaaaagaaaaatgctcgCAAAAGTTTGCCAAAACAGCTCTCAATGGACCCGAGCATCCTTGCATGTCCGCAGTCAATGTATGTAGAGAGTGCCATTCCACTATCTTTGGACCCAATCGTTATTGGTTCTACAAAAACAGTCCAGCGAGAGCCATTTGACACAACTGTTATACCCTCTACAGCTGAACCAAAACCAGATCCAGTACTGCCAGTCAAAACTATTGCAACTTCATCTGATCCTGTTACaaatcagcaaaaaacaactcaaGATGCAGTGCCACCATTTTCAGAAACAGCTCGCCAAAGTGCTCAAGATTCATCAACAGTGAAACAAGAAATGATTATCACCCCACAACTAATAGATGTAGTCCCAACTAATGAGTGCCATTTACACACTGAACAATCGCAACCTGATAACGTGAACTCCCAAGGCTCAGAGCAAATTGAACGAGATAAGATAAAATTACCATATCCAGTCCCTACAGTTACTGTGTCGCCACCAGAGGAGCATGAGTATGACATAGTCTCAGATCCTGAATCTTCAGATTTTGTCAAAGACGATGAGCCACAGCCTGTCTCTCAAGACCCACCTGCTGTGTCTTTACCTTGTTCGGGATTAGAAGGTTCGGATCCCTCAGATTCAACAGAGATGGAACCAAAAGCAACAAACATACCCATTGTATCGCCATCAATCTCCTTTAGTAAAGAAGACTCACCATCAGTTTGTGATGTACCTTTACTTCAACGTGATACTGTTCTGCCATGTAATTTACTGACTGACATCAAATGCCCGGCCATTGTAGTCTCAGAGTACTTTGATACAGACTCACCTGAAAGTCCAACTGATAGTGAGACAAATCTAGATCCAGTTATTCCTGTTCCTGATTATCCTCCTCCAGAACAAATTATGTCTGTGTCAACCTTTGCTTCCAGTTCAGTGGAATCTCAACCAAACACCGAACCAGTTTCCCAAGACTCAGAGTGGCCACCTCTACCAGATCCGCTGGAAGCCACCCGCATATACCATGCCGATCTGGTCCACTTTGACTTAGTCATGCTGACTTCCCTAGATCAAGATGACCTTGACTCAGTTTTTATGGACCCTGAACCAGAGCCTTTTAACCTGAGTACAGACTCTTCATTCAACGCTGAGGATTTAGAACCACCGGCATACCAGTTCGATTCTCAGAGTTTCCCTGTACCAGCTGATGATCCTGACACAAAGTGCTTCATGGATCCATCAGCAGAGTTAGACTGTTTGGGTCCATCTGTGGAAGATCCATTAGTTCACATGACTCATGATGTAGCCTCAGAATTACGAGAAGTTCTTTTTCCACAGGTCACTGTCACAATATCCCCTCCTAGTTCGGTATCTCCAGACACATCACTGGAAATTGACTTTGGACCGACAAGCCCAGCGCCAGAATCTGCTCTGTCTGATACAGAACCATCATCCCCAGATCTCCAAGAACTTGTGCAGCCAGATGATGTTATGGCAGAGTCATTGGAGTGTGTGGCCGTATCTCTGGAGGCTGTTGGTGATGTGGAAGAGGAGACCTTGAGCAGCTCGGGGAGATCCTCAGTCGAGCAGACTTTTCTGTGGCACAGGTGGCAGAGGAGAGGCAAAAGGCGCGACTCAGTGAGAAGGAGTGCCAGCGTGGAGCTGTGGAGTGGTCGATACGAATACAACAGTTCAGAAATCACATATGTGTCTCTTACTCTGTGA
- the dlgap2a gene encoding uncharacterized protein dlgap2a isoform X2, giving the protein MSALKKVLPAILQKHCCIFPDKNTGMKRLLMKLKSREIYSDQQYSWTPSRYFDEDSYSPPPRNMKGLSGGRPAHLQLTSPTSPHACGLVECDHSLDHHLHHGDPRSPSYLLSPTESCVLESHHRCSPRSSIHSECMMMPVSLSATDHSISSSTFPRMHYGSSSRDSGGNTSGGRDSRDDGGSSSHGGSGKMNRIPANLLDQFEKQMPLHRDGFHTLQYQRTSTTTTTTEQRNESPGRIRHLVHSVQKLFTKSHSLEGSSKMNGTKSDSHRDSSHHHHHHHQGHHKHSKRSKSKDRKSDSGGKQRSGGWWSSDDNLDSDSTYRTPSIMSRHPVDHISHCYPDSVHSHLAGDLSLKTSKSNNDVKCSACENISMAPEGKFMKRSSWSTLTVSQAKEAYRKSSLNLEKPMTPTDLKSNLRPCHYLQVPQDEWGGYPGGGKDDEIPCRRMRSSSYVKAMGDEESGESDSSPKTSPQKSVRPDALIKAIIRPKDLLDTQSQSYHLQATREIHPSLALNPSTNYNSPKFRSRNQSYMRAVSTLSQASCVSQVSQVSETEVNGQFESVCESVFSEVESQAMEALDLPGCFRTRSHSYLRAIQAGYSQDDDCIPPMASTVTSTIRSTTDRNYVQDETCLPDQDSIHEDLPDSAPLTHDDLGCPIRRDRLYHHEPEGATAKPVSGPPVSPSLFRSPRSSAPERPSPKDIQASIKESATLAAAISMQWKEEVSAMRQELAELRRDLCKELRAFNTNFNTFTQHYNTWSPQGGSMMAGSGGSLGKVAGTGSGTGTKVGAGQETGGVGTAAADKGTGGAREKKAQVSKVSVGIQARSKVLVRQSTADAAVNCPEEKEEKKNARKSLPKQLSMDPSILACPQSMYVESAIPLSLDPIVIGSTKTVQREPFDTTVIPSTAEPKPDPVLPVKTIATSSDPVTNQQKTTQDAVPPFSETARQSAQDSSTVKQEMIITPQLIDVVPTNECHLHTEQSQPDNVNSQGSEQIERDKIKLPYPVPTVTVSPPEEHEYDIVSDPESSDFVKDDEPQPVSQDPPAVSLPCSGLEGSDPSDSTEMEPKATNIPIVSPSISFSKEDSPSVCDVPLLQRDTVLPCNLLTDIKCPAIVVSEYFDTDSPESPTDSETNLDPVIPVPDYPPPEQIMSVSTFASSSVESQPNTEPVSQDSEWPPLPDPLEATRIYHADLVHFDLVMLTSLDQDDLDSVFMDPEPEPFNLSTDSSFNAEDLEPPAYQFDSQSFPVPADDPDTKCFMDPSAELDCLGPSVEDPLVHMTHDVASELREVLFPQVTVTISPPSSVSPDTSLEIDFGPTSPAPESALSDTEPSSPDLQELVQPDDVMAESLECVAVSLEAVGDVEEETLSSSGRSSVEQTFLWHRWQRRGKRRDSVRRSASVELWSGRYEYNSSEITYVSLTL; this is encoded by the exons aCCAGCAGTATTCATGGACACCCTCGCGGTACTTCGATGAGGACAGTTACTCCCCTCCGCCCAGGAACATGAAGGGTCTCTCTGGTGGTCGCCCTGCCCACCTCCAGCTCACGTCGCCCACCTCGCCTCACGCCTGCGGCCTGGTCGAATGTGACCATTCCCTAGACCACCATCTCCACCATGGTGACCCACGGTCGCCCTCCTACCTCCTCAGTCCCACTGAGAGCTGTGTCCTCGAGAGTCACCACCGCTGTTCCCCACGGAGCTCCATCCACTCCGAGTGCATGATGATGCCGGTGTCCCTATCAGCCACCGACCACTCCATATCTAGCAGCACTTTCCCTCGCATGCATTATGGCAGCTCTTCAAGAGACAGCGGTGGAAACACATCTGGTGGAAGAGACTCCCGAGACGACGGCGGCTCATCCTCACATGGTGGCAGTGGCAAAATGAACCGAATCCCAGCAAATCTCTTGGATCAGTTTGAAAAGCAGATGCCGCTGCACCGGGACGGCTTCCACACGTTGCAGTACCAGCGCACCTCTACCACAACTACCACTACAGAGCAGCGCAATGAAAGCCCCGGGCGGATTCGTCACCTAGTTCACTCTGTACAAAAACTTTTTACAAAGTCACACTCCCTGGAAGGATCTTCCAAGATGAACGGTACCAAAAGCGACTCGCACAGGGACAGCTcacaccaccaccatcaccaccaccaaggccaccacaaacacagcaaacgCAGCAAGAGCAAAGACCGCAAGTCTGACAGCGGTGGAAAGCAGCGCTCCGGAGGATGGTGGAGCTCGGATGACAATCTCGATAGCGACAGCACGTACAGAACACCGAGCATCATGTCGCGGCATCCTGTGGACCACATCAGCCACTGTTATCCTGATTCAGTTCACAGCCACCTGGCCGGGGATCTCTCACTAAAGACATCTAAGAGTAACAACGATGTCAAGTGTTCAGCCTGTGAGAACATTAGCATGGCACCGGAGGGCAAGTTTATGAAAAGGAGCTCCTGGTCAACACTAACAGTCAGCCAAGCCAAGGAGGCCTACAGGAAGTCCTCACTCAACCTGGAGAAGCCCATGACACCCACTGACCTTAAATCCAACCTGAGGCCATGCCACTATCTTCAG GTACCCCAGGACGAGTGGGGGGGCTACCCTGGCGGTGGGAAGGATGATGAGATTCCTTGTCGTCGGATGCGGAGCAGCAGCTACGTCAAAGCCATGGGGGACGAGGAGAGCGGAGAGTCGGACTCCAGCCCCAAAACTTCGCCGCAGAAGTCAGTGCGACCAGATGCCCTCATCAAGGCCATCATCAGACCCAAGGACCTGCTGGACACCCAGAG TCAGAGCTACCACTTGCAGGCCACCAGGGAAATACATCCCAGCCTTGCACTGAATCCCTCAACCAATTACAACTCCCCCAAGTTTCGCTCCAGGAACCAGAGCTACATGCGGGCCGTCAGCACGCTCAGTCAGGCTAGCTGTGTGAGCCAAGTGAGCCAG GTGAGTGAAACAGAAGTGAACGGCCAGTTTGAGTCTGTGTGCGAGTCGGTCTTCAGTGAGGTGGAGTCCCAGGCCATGGAGGCTCTGGACCTCCCAGGTTGTTTCAGAACCCGGAGCCACAGCTACCTGCGAGCCATCCAAGCTGGCTACTCCCAAGACGACGACTGCATCCCCCCCATGGCGTCCACCGTCACCTCCACTATCAGGTCAACTACAG ACAGGAATTATGTGCAGGATGAAACTTGTTTACCCGACCAAGACAGTATTCATGAGGATTTGCCAGACTCAGCCCCACTGACACATGATGATCTTGGCTGCCCCATCAGAAGAGACAGACTGTACCACCATGAACCTGAGGGGGCAACAGCAAAACCTGTGTCTGGACCACCTGTTTCTCCAAGTCTCTTCAGATCTCCCAGATCTAGTGCACCAGAACGACCATCACCAAAAGACATCCAGGCCAGCATCAAAGAGTCCGCCACACTGGCTGCCGCCATCAGCATGCAGTGGAAGGAGGAGGTTTCTGCCATGCGTCAAGAGTTAGCTGAGCTCAGGAGGGACCTGTGTAAAGAACTTCGTGCTTTCAACACTAATTTCAACACTTTCACACAGCATTATAACACGTGGTCTCCTCAAGGTGGCAGCATGATGGCAGGATCTGGTGGAAGCTTAGGCAAAGTGGCTGGGACTGGTTCAGGGACAGGAACAAAAGTTGGGGCAGGCCAAGAGACAGGAGGAGTtggaacagctgcagcagataaaGGCACTGGGGgagcaagagagaaaaaagcccAAGTATCAAAAGTATCAGTGGGGATTCAGGCAAGAAGCAAAGTCCTGGTCAGGCAAAGCACTGCAGATGCAGCTGTTAACTGTCctgaagaaaaggaggaaaagaaaaatgctcgCAAAAGTTTGCCAAAACAGCTCTCAATGGACCCGAGCATCCTTGCATGTCCGCAGTCAATGTATGTAGAGAGTGCCATTCCACTATCTTTGGACCCAATCGTTATTGGTTCTACAAAAACAGTCCAGCGAGAGCCATTTGACACAACTGTTATACCCTCTACAGCTGAACCAAAACCAGATCCAGTACTGCCAGTCAAAACTATTGCAACTTCATCTGATCCTGTTACaaatcagcaaaaaacaactcaaGATGCAGTGCCACCATTTTCAGAAACAGCTCGCCAAAGTGCTCAAGATTCATCAACAGTGAAACAAGAAATGATTATCACCCCACAACTAATAGATGTAGTCCCAACTAATGAGTGCCATTTACACACTGAACAATCGCAACCTGATAACGTGAACTCCCAAGGCTCAGAGCAAATTGAACGAGATAAGATAAAATTACCATATCCAGTCCCTACAGTTACTGTGTCGCCACCAGAGGAGCATGAGTATGACATAGTCTCAGATCCTGAATCTTCAGATTTTGTCAAAGACGATGAGCCACAGCCTGTCTCTCAAGACCCACCTGCTGTGTCTTTACCTTGTTCGGGATTAGAAGGTTCGGATCCCTCAGATTCAACAGAGATGGAACCAAAAGCAACAAACATACCCATTGTATCGCCATCAATCTCCTTTAGTAAAGAAGACTCACCATCAGTTTGTGATGTACCTTTACTTCAACGTGATACTGTTCTGCCATGTAATTTACTGACTGACATCAAATGCCCGGCCATTGTAGTCTCAGAGTACTTTGATACAGACTCACCTGAAAGTCCAACTGATAGTGAGACAAATCTAGATCCAGTTATTCCTGTTCCTGATTATCCTCCTCCAGAACAAATTATGTCTGTGTCAACCTTTGCTTCCAGTTCAGTGGAATCTCAACCAAACACCGAACCAGTTTCCCAAGACTCAGAGTGGCCACCTCTACCAGATCCGCTGGAAGCCACCCGCATATACCATGCCGATCTGGTCCACTTTGACTTAGTCATGCTGACTTCCCTAGATCAAGATGACCTTGACTCAGTTTTTATGGACCCTGAACCAGAGCCTTTTAACCTGAGTACAGACTCTTCATTCAACGCTGAGGATTTAGAACCACCGGCATACCAGTTCGATTCTCAGAGTTTCCCTGTACCAGCTGATGATCCTGACACAAAGTGCTTCATGGATCCATCAGCAGAGTTAGACTGTTTGGGTCCATCTGTGGAAGATCCATTAGTTCACATGACTCATGATGTAGCCTCAGAATTACGAGAAGTTCTTTTTCCACAGGTCACTGTCACAATATCCCCTCCTAGTTCGGTATCTCCAGACACATCACTGGAAATTGACTTTGGACCGACAAGCCCAGCGCCAGAATCTGCTCTGTCTGATACAGAACCATCATCCCCAGATCTCCAAGAACTTGTGCAGCCAGATGATGTTATGGCAGAGTCATTGGAGTGTGTGGCCGTATCTCTGGAGGCTGTTGGTGATGTGGAAGAGGAGACCTTGAGCAGCTCGGGGAGATCCTCAGTCGAGCAGACTTTTCTGTGGCACAGGTGGCAGAGGAGAGGCAAAAGGCGCGACTCAGTGAGAAGGAGTGCCAGCGTGGAGCTGTGGAGTGGTCGATACGAATACAACAGTTCAGAAATCACATATGTGTCTCTTACTCTGTGA